In Sulfitobacter sp. M39, the following proteins share a genomic window:
- the ispH gene encoding 4-hydroxy-3-methylbut-2-enyl diphosphate reductase, which yields MTKPPLTLYLAAPRGFCAGVDRAIKIVEMAIEKWGAPVYVRHEIVHNKFVVDGLRERGAIFVEELSECPDDRPVIFSAHGVPKAVPAKAEARNMVYVDATCPLVSKVHIEAQRHADAGLQMIMIGHAGHPETIGTMGQLPPGEVLLVETPTDVENVEVRDPSKLAYVTQTTLSVDDTAEIVAALNKRFPQIIGPHKEDICYATTNRQEAVKAMAPKCDAMLVVGAPNSSNSRRLVEVGSRAGCDYAQLVQRATDIDWRSLEGIKSVGITAGASAPEQLINEVIDAFKDRYDVTTEMVETAVENVEFKVPRVLRVPA from the coding sequence ATCGAGAAATGGGGCGCGCCGGTCTATGTGCGCCACGAGATCGTGCACAATAAATTCGTCGTCGACGGGCTGCGCGAACGGGGTGCGATCTTTGTCGAGGAACTGTCGGAATGCCCTGATGACCGGCCCGTCATCTTCTCGGCGCACGGCGTACCGAAAGCCGTCCCCGCCAAGGCCGAGGCACGCAATATGGTCTATGTCGACGCGACCTGTCCGCTTGTATCCAAGGTGCATATCGAGGCGCAACGCCACGCCGACGCGGGGCTGCAAATGATCATGATCGGCCACGCGGGCCACCCCGAAACCATTGGCACCATGGGGCAGCTCCCCCCGGGCGAGGTTTTGCTGGTCGAAACGCCTACCGATGTCGAAAACGTCGAGGTGCGCGACCCGAGCAAGCTGGCCTATGTCACCCAAACGACGTTAAGCGTTGATGACACAGCCGAGATTGTCGCCGCCCTGAACAAACGCTTTCCGCAGATCATCGGGCCGCACAAAGAAGACATCTGCTACGCCACGACCAACCGTCAAGAAGCGGTGAAGGCAATGGCGCCGAAGTGTGATGCGATGCTTGTTGTGGGCGCGCCAAACTCATCAAACTCACGTCGTCTGGTCGAGGTCGGATCGCGTGCGGGCTGCGATTACGCCCAGCTGGTGCAGCGCGCGACCGACATCGACTGGCGCAGCCTCGAGGGGATCAAAAGCGTCGGGATCACCGCCGGTGCCTCGGCCCCCGAACAGCTTATCAACGAGGTCATTGACGCGTTCAAAGACCGCTACGATGTGACCACCGAAATGGTCGAAACCGCCGTAGAGAATGTGGAATTCAAAGTCCCCCGTGTGCTGCGGGTGCCTGCATGA